The DNA segment TTCAACTGTGTTCTCAAAACTTGATCTGAAATGGGTTTTCATCAAGTGGAACTGGATGAAAAATCGCGCGATATTACAACATTTGTTACACACCGTGGCTTGTACCGATACAAACGTTTGATGTTTGGAATAACATCAGCGCCCGAAAGTACCAGAAAATAGTTGCTGATGTTTTGCAGGGGTGTAAGGGTGTGGCTAACTTGGCAGATGATCTCATTGTACATGGTTGTGGTATTGAAGAGCACGACAGGAATTTGCATACTGTTTTAAAGCGGTTGGGAGAAAAAGGATTAACTCTGAATGGAACGAAATGTCAGTTTCGCCTTCCCAAGCTAACCTTTTACGGTCATGATCTGAGCAGCCAAGGTGTTACGCCCAGTGAAGAGAAAGTAGCTGCCATTATGAATGCAAGTCCTCCGAAAGATGCTGCAGAGGTCAGATCATTCGTTCAGCTGGTGCAGTATTCTGCAAAATTTCTCCCCAACTTCGCGCAAGAAGCAGAGCCGCTTAGGAGTCTCCTGAGGAAGAATGAGCCTTTCGTTTGGGGTGAAGCACAGGAAAGGTCGTTTCAGAAGCTAAAAGAGCTTGCTGCAGGGGCCAGCACACTGGCATACTTCAGAGGGGACTGCAATACACGAATCATTGCCGATGCAGGTCCACACGGTTTGGGTGCGGTGTTGACTCAACTTCAAGATGGGGAGTGGCGAGCAATCTCGTATGCATCCAGGAACCTCACTGAAGTAGAGCGAAGGTACAGCCAGACGGAAAAAGAGGCATTAGCCCTGGTATGGGCCTGTGAAAGGTTTAACATTTATGTATACGGACGCCAGTTTGAACTAGAAACCGACCACAAACCGCTTGAGTGCATTTTTGGCAGGCTCTCTAAACCATCGGCGCGTATAGAACGATGGGTTCTAAGGTTACAGGGTTACGATTACAAGGTCGTTTACCGTCCCggaaaagcaaacattgccgACGCACTTTCGAGGCTTAATCAAGTCAACCCCAAAGACACAAGCGGAGAGGAGATTGACTTTGTTATGGCAGTCGCTCAAGGAAGCCTACCAGTGGCACTCTCGGCTAAACAAGTGGAAGAAGTGTCTGAGAGCGATCCAGAGATGGTTAGCCTGAGACAGTACATTTTAAGTGGGGACTGGTCTCAATGTAGGATGTCTGCGTATTTGTGTGTCAGGAACGAGCTATGCGTGTTAGGAAAACTTGTCTTACGTGGCACTCGAATTGTCATACCGGAGGCTCTAAGGGGAGGTCCTACGTCTTGCTCATGAGGGTCACCAGGGCATCGTAAAGATGAAGGCACGCCTCAGAACAAAGGTCTGGTGGCCAAAAATGGACTCAGACGCCGAACGAGTCTGCAAGTCTTGTCATGGATGTCAGGTTGTAGGGGAGTTACAGCCTCCAGAGCCAATGAAAAGAGTGGAACCACCTACCGGTCCTTGGCAGGATATAGCCATAGACTTGATGGGTCCTCTTCCGACGGGAGAAAGTTTGTTGGTAGTCGTGGACTATTTCAGCAGATTCTATGAGGTGGAAATCATGAGGTCGACCACGTCCAAGAAAGTGGTAGATGTACTGGCACAGATATTTTCAAGATATGGATATCCTTTTACTCTTAAGTCCGACAATGGTCCTCAGTTTTGCTGCGAGGAGTTTAAGACGTTCCTCTCAGACCACGGAATAGAACACCGGACATCTCCTCCGCTGTGGCCCCAGGCCAATGGGCACGTCGAGAGACAGAATAGAACGCTTCTAAAGGCTTTGAAAGTGGCTCACGTTGAAGGAAAAGAGTGGCGGGGAGAACTTAATAAGTTTCTGCTCGCGTACAGGAGCACACCACAAGTAAGCACAGGAGTTACTCCTGCCTTCCTCATGTTCGGTAGAGAATTGAAAACTAAATTTCCAGAGCTGAAGAGAGCTAATAACCTGTTGAATGAGGGGTAAGAGACAATGACTGGAATCACAAGTTGATCCACAGGCATATGCTGATAACAGACGAGGTGCTGTAGAAAATCCTGTGATGCCTGGAGACCAAGTTTTACTAAAGAACACGAAAACGTCTGGTAAGCTTGAAGCAAATTTTGAGAGTGAACCATACACAGTGCAAACTAAGGAAGGCCGTGAGGTGACTGTTCGGTCGAAAAAGGGCGTGGAATACAGGCGGaacagttcttttgttaaacgttACAACCCACCAGAGGATACACAGGAGTTAACAGAAAATGTAAGTGAAAAGGCTGTTAGCTCAGCAGTTGGAGAGGCTGTAAGCCCAGCGGTTGCCCCAAGTACCTTGGAAGAAAGTACAGTAACATCACGACCCAGCCGGACAATCAGAATGCCGGAGAAATACAAGGATTATGTACTCTATCAAGTAGACTCTGTTGACGCATTGAACCTGTGTTGAACTTTGGTAGACTTCGTTTAAGTTTAAGGATTAGTAGAACTGGACAGTATCCTTCTAGTTGCGCAGTCCATGTGGAGCGGTTTTTCGTACTATGTGTTTTGttgacattttcctttcactATATTCTGTTTCCAAAGAAAGGAAGGGATGTAATGTATTGATAACCTTTTAACCGGAAATAACTCTAGTTTTCATACCGGAAGTTTACAGAAATCGCGGGCTTACTTAGACCCATGGGAAATGTGAAACCATGCTCTTTTATGTGCCATGCGAGTGAAGTAAAGTTTACTGTTGTGTTTAGTTTAATCTGTGTGATTCATTGGCCATCGATACGCAACCTTTACAGTGACGTCAGTAAAGATTCCCTCATTCCTGTATCCAGACAAAAAACTCTTGCAGCAAATGCACAATTAAAGAATCAAGCCCAGATAATTTGTCAATTAACCTGCACCTCTGCATTACTGTGATGAAAGTTTCAGTTGTGGTGCACAGCTAGGCTCAAATCTTTGTGTTACCATCCCTTCCTCTGTGCATATAACCCTTAatgatttgcatttttttacTTGAACAATAACCATCTTCTTTATTACACTTGTGATAATGGACAATTTTGGCAATGggtcattttacagttgtttgcttagTGACCAAGCCTATAAATGGGtgcgaggctgccagtgaccttgtattgatacagacctgactgcttttatcatgtaaattacatgtatgttgttgtaattctaattagtctatgTTAATAAATTAGAAAAGGataaaggtttgtatcaaagcagggtcccCGGCaacctcgcttccattcttaggccaggtaagataaaatgtaaaatggtctatttctGTTCTAGGGGTATGGTAGGtattatacaccttattccaaatgaccaccattttaaaattcttgTTCCCtcattcaaggttaaatattgaattttaagtttaagaatgAGGCAGCAAGGGCTAAtttacaagcaaacaaaagaatgctaaaatacattagtatcacccaactagtggactaatgcaaatcctgcattttaattggctatgctactagaggactattactgagtagcgaaaagtgtgactctttctttcgttttattcccaaataaatatatcttcaacttgcatttgctaactttattatggCCTTTTCTTAATCTGACTAGTTGGGTGCTTCGCCTcttgggctattgacccatagcCCACAatatgggtctaattgttaagtagccattttggaatattgTAAGGGAGTACAATTGTATAAACTACACTGTAGGTTCATGTGACAAAATACATTTTaacacaattgcttgtaatctcacaatgtgattggctaatttgctgttgtcgataagagtctagacaacgctgcttgTGTCATGCTTTcttcaatttgtcacgcaatgcaatagccaatcaggaatactcattttgggaaataaaccaatcatattgtgagaagaaagttatagacaatgcttgctctttctttgtgccatgattttggtcactttCTTTTGCGTTGAATCTTGTGGTAACAAAAAATCCAACGTGGTTTTAAGCGTTGTCTGTAATTCTGTACTCTTATCCACAGCGATGTTTGCCATcccagtggtcaaaatttgttgcggACTCACGAGGCACACagcattttgaccactgtgatgatgaatatcgttgtcgaaaagagtacagacaacgctgaaccactttcaatttgttaaatagtttAAATTAATGACCTAAGCTTCCACAAGTTTCCTATCAGGTCACTGGTAGAGCATCCCAACTAgtaaaggaaagcaaaggaGCAATTGGATTTTTTTCAAGAATCCCAAAGTCACCAAAGAAAAACACATCCCCTGATTTTTCACTGAATTTAATAgtgatcatttatttttgtaGCTAAATTATGGCTTCCtacaaaattttgcaattttaacatgcattttttaccttcctaataaaagaaaatgtatGCTCTTTACATATAACCAAGTAATCACAAGTTTCCTCAAGTAATGTGTGCAACTCGGTCAATTTCTGAGAGTACAAGCAACTCTTCTGAAAACACATTACAGTTTAATATTGTGATATCTATCCTTAATTTGTACTCAGCCCCATGTGATTACCAGGTATACTATTATCACTCTAGTGTAGTATGCTATCCTTTATTTTTTTACTATGTCATTAAAGTAAGGTTTGCACCTGTGTTATTTGACAGGATAGTGTTGTGTTCTGGTCACAGAGCTCCCTTTGTTACATATTCTGTCCTGAAGTACCATAAAGAGAACCAGGAGGCAGGCCAGGAAGGGATGAGGTATTATGTTACGCAAGTTTCTTTACCCAAGGGATCCCTGTTACTCAAAATGATGCCTGTTTTTGTATAAGatattttacacaatttgttttCCCAATTAATACAGGTCATGTAACTATACCCAGGAGATTTGGTCCTGTTAAGTCCTTGTGAAGAGTAGGGAGGAGACCCTGGTGTCGTGGTCTGTCCTTCTTTCACATTTATGCATCAGGGTTGGGTGGGTGGGAGTAGTATACCTGTACGTCGCTTCTATATGGCTGCATATCATTTGCATAAAATTTGCATATTGGaaatagagagtttgtatgggaatgGACCTCATTAAAAATGGTGGATTGGATGCAAATGAGGGTGGAACCTCATTAATATCagtctgccattttgttttcacgGGAAGCGGTCCATACTAATGAGCAGCAGGAGTCCCGATATGTGCATACAGTTTAAGACCGGAAGTGAACAGAAATGATGTCGGTTGTCACACCAGACCGGAAATGTCACATTTATTTATAGGCATTTCACAAACTGGAAATCACGCTCAAATCATGCAAATTAAGTgttcaactgtttttttttttttttattgaaaataaagaCTAAACACAGACAGGAATGTGTGGGGGTCCACGTGACCAACCCTGTTCCTGGAAAGAAACATGCTACATTGTACACATTTATTCCAGTTGGTCTTGGAATAAAACAAACCTGTTTTAAGGAGTTGTTacttttgaaagctttttcttCATTGAAAAGCAAGACAGGGTGCTCGTCCCATTCTTACTACTAGCAGGAATTGTTCATCATTACTTCGCTGGTTCGTTCTCAGTTTTCACCGGCAAACAGCCAAACGTTTCTGGTCCCCCTGGCCGGAATCTTGTATTATTCTCATTCTGTCACTTTCCTCTAATTTAAAACCACTTGTGTTTTTTTGCCTGAGTGAAAGCTCCTCAAGGCATGTTGTAGTGCATTTCCATCCTGGGATATAATACTTTCAATGAATTGTTGTTGCTGTATTAATTGCATCTTTAGAAAAACTCCAACAGTAGCTCCTCACCAGTTTGTAGGAATAGAAGGAGTTGAACTGGGATCAGCTGAAAAGGTATCAGTTCTTATTGCATGTCAATTTCATTACCCGTTGACTTCTAGGAGTGAGAATTAACAAAGTGGACTCTGTCttatgccagacgattttacttgtcaatggaaggcagctcaggagtcaatgggttttaaaaatttttttcatttatttatttcagtcTGTTTTGCGcataaattttaattaatataatgATAGTATGTCGGTGGGAAGacatgtttattattttttgcattCCATCTGACATGAACAACTGTGTTGTGAAGTGAAGGTCCCCTGAgtcatcctggagcttccacaaATGGTAGACATTTCCTCATACCAACAGtgattttgtccttcctttaaGGGGTGGCAGTATTGTATTTTCTGGAACACTTGCAATTAAATTAATCGCACTATAATAGGCAACCAACCACTATCAGGCAAAGTGGAGATTGTGTTCTGGATACATGATAAGGGGCCTCCACGTTTGGCAGCAAGCTGCCAGAAGGAGGCTGCTACACTGTACTGGCAAATTCTGGCAGCCTTCTGGCTTCAGCACAGATGCAAAGTAACAAAACTGCTGATAACAAGTGCCACTTGGGTGTTCCTAGGCTAACTTTGACTTCAATTTGTCTAACTTACATTAACAAGTTTCACTCTCGTCTGATAAGTTaatcacatacatgtatttgcgTTAAATTGCAGACGGTATCGTACAGAACATTCCTAACATCAACGTACCCATTTGGTTGGAAGGAGGCCGGGCCTTTAAGTCGAGGAACGGGCAATCCTCTTACCATACCAGTAGATCCAGGAGGGACCTCTCAGGGTACTGGTATAAATTCtgccctttgttttgtttgtgttccTTCTTAATATTGTTCATTTCTAACTTTTTTGCTCAATTTTGTCTGCAAACATTCAGACAGTCCAGACGCTGGTTTTCCTTCATTCAGTGGATATGATCCTCATCTTTTGGATGATCCAGAATTGACATCTGGTCGTCATAGAAAGGTCCTAAACCTTGCTTCTTACTTGGTATGTCCTCAGGATTGTAGCCAAGTGTAATAATTGCTTCACCCCATGTTGTGGTGTTGTGTGTGTCTGGTGTGTGTTGTGTGACATTGTGCATGCGGACATTATAAACTGCTCAGTTACTTGTGACTAGCCTGTGGCGACTCCAGGTCAGCGGTATAATTATATAACATATAGTTCCTCGGTAGCGCAGCACTTGGCTGCcatgttttcgttttttgtatGGAGATTAGCTGATTAAAGCCTCATGACAAGTTAATAGGCACTTGCCTCCTTCAATTCTCAACAAAGGTTACAACTAGAAATATTATCATGATGGCTAAATCTTTTCTAGTAGGTCtgcatggaaaaaaaattggaaatggaatttgtttacgCATGGAACCCCTTAAAGAGGGCTCAGGAGCTCAGGAGCTCATGTGTCAGTGCATTccagatcgaattggaatttggcagtgttggcttttgaggagaggggaaaacccggagaaaaacctctcagaacaaggagagaaccaacaacaaactcaacctacataagTTATGATGCCAGGaccaggaattgaacctgggccacattggtgggaggtgatcGAGGGCTCTCACGACTGTGCCACCCTGCTCCCAAAGACCTTATGATGTGACCAGAATATATTAGCAAGGATTAATAAGATGTTTGCATTGTTAATGGAATTAAGTTGATCAGCTTTAttcaatgatgatgataaagagGGTGATTGCGAGATCGAGGATGACTGCCgaccggttggctcagttggttgagcatttgCGACTGTGGCTACTGTATATAATATGATAGTGATGTTAGTTAAAAGGCAATTTATGTGACAATGAcagtgataatgatgatgatgacgatgatgaagatAAAGTCTTTTTATATTAAGTCATTTAGAAATTACAAtcattaaaggcccaccttcagcCGACAGGCATTGTGTGccatggaacaattttcatatataaaAATCCAGCCGGAGCTGAATTTCATCCAATCAGGTTGCTACGATGAGCAATGCAactttccataacaaaaacaaatggtcatTGACAAAAAGcttgtcggttgaaggtgggcctttttAACACCTTCACCCGACTATGTAGTAACCGCTATGTAGTAAAtgttttaattaaaaacatttacTACATAGcataatttgaattttttaaccTTGACTTTTTATTTTGGTTTATGTTTTTAGGTCTCCATGGTAGCGTATGCAAAACCCTCTGAACTAAAAAAGGACTTAAATGAACAATTCAGGGAGAAATTTCCCAACCTCAGCATTACGCTGACTAAACTACGAAGGTACCCTgtttgaaaattcaaattgtacagcatgtttcttttgtttgcttatgATCTGTTTAAAAACCTTACTTAAACGCAGGTGCAATGTCCTGTGCCATCATTGAAGATTTTTTGTCAGAATTTACAAATAAAACTTAACTTCTGTTCCTTGTGCAGCTTGAAAAAAGATATTATGAAAATAGCATCAACACAGGTAGGCTTTCAGTTGTTAGGTGATGAAAACGTTGTGTTTTTAATATCATTGATATAGTATTTCCTGAGTGCAATATCTGGTAAATAAACCCCTTTAGGCAGCTGGTTTGTCGGCTGGTAATGTCCATGGGTAagacatgaaaaataaacaaaaatgaatatttggtCAAGAAACAATGCTTTGCAGGCTaatgtgaaattttgaggacCATCTCTCAACGAAGGTCATTATCAGGCGATATAACAGCAAGCTAGTTAAAGGggtttgtttatttatgttataaCCCTCCCATTAATTTGCATACTGCACAGAAACTGCTTGTAAAAAGCCAGTGTTGAATATAATGGCAAAATAATGTGCATGATTGACATAAGCAAGTACATTTCTTTGGGTCCAGGTTTAATTGACTTAATTTCCGCTGTGAGTGTCCCGTGAAACATGACAAACTGTCATTTGAAATTGATCTAATGCAACACCTGCGTccaaaccactgggccacaccaCAACACTTATATGACACCAATTGCCTGTTGAGACTGCCAACCAGCTTGTAGTCCCATATGCAAATAGTTGGACTTTCTTGTTTTCTCTGAGAAGGTGGGTTTAACAATTGGCTCTGCCTCACAGCACTTGTTCATAAAGTTGTGTAGGGTGTTAAAAAACTCCATACGCTATGTATTATACAAAAAATGTGATACTGAGCACTCCTTACGAGTTCTAGTTTGGTGTAAGGTGACATACACATACCTCATAGGGGATCCCAAACGCCAGGGTATGTACCCCTATGCAAAACTAGTCCAAATAAAGAAAGTTCTACCATGATCTCCTATGGAAGAGTTTTGTTATTGCCTGCAACAGGAATGTCAACTGGATCCAGCTACAGTGGCATATGCATTTGTGTATTTTGAAAAACTCATATTAAAGGTAAATGTTTAAACATTTTCTCAGATATTTTGTGAAGACCATAGTTTTTCCTACATGTAAGCCCTGAAGGGGCTTTCAAATGTGAGCAATGTCTATGAGAATTgacaattatttaattattccactgagaaaaaaactcttccacaataggccatttccgagatcacGTCTTCCTCCtattcaaagcaagtctaagtgcgaagtttttgtgatggtagtAGTTCTagtttacatatgaatgaaaactaatttcataaaaaaaaaaaactttgcacttagactcgctttgaaggggaGACAGacaagaactcggaaatggcccattaatCACACTTtacattgatgatgatgatgatgatgatgatgctgatgctgAAGCTGATGAGGACAATAACTGGAGTGCATTCATGAGTAGGAAAGCTCCTTTCCCATTCAAACCCTATGtaatgagtcaacctttgcgcgtctTTCTATGGAGTTTACAATGGCCAATCAGAGGAAAGTTATTGTCAAGCGAAGAGAAAAATATGCGAATTTATGTAATGTGAAGGGTTAGTTCTACAAATACAAAGATTCGCgtaaaggttgactcaaggatgtAGTGCATACGGAGGCTCCAtctcatgggctcctgtaatgataataataataataataataattattatcattattattattattattgttattattgttattgctgttattattattattattattattattattattactattgttattattattaatgtaaatagtttttgttAGGATCAGCGATGATCCTCTGAAGAATCCTTGAAGTTCAACATCCACCTGTTGATGGGTCTAAAAATCTCAGCATTACTACATTTCCCATGAAGCATGTATAGTGATACTTGTAATGATAACGTCCACTTCAGTGGCTTTTAGGGACACAGTACAGGATATGGAAAAAGCAGTGTCAGATGCAGCTAACAAACCAATGCTGGTTTAGGAGGGAATTTTTCCAGAGAAAAATGCTCATGAAGGAAaacttaaatttcaaatttcaatacATTTCATTGATGTCTTTCTCAGCTGCAAGCGGCGAGAATAGCTTCATTGAATTAATTAGTTGATGTGTGCGCTATATAAGTGTACagttgttatcattatcattatcattatcactattattattattattattattattattattattattattattattattatccgaGCACTATTTAGCTCAACAGTAAATAAACTAAGGGCTCGCTGATTTGAGAAGTGAAAAATTTGACTTTATTGTAatagaaatttcgtatctccgcgcgaccatgtaatatcctcaaTTTATTATCACTTAAATTTTAcaggaaaaaatcaataaaGCGAACAGAAAACTGCTGGCAGGTAAGAGGATCAGCTTGATAATGACACCCAGATTAATAAGCAAAATATACGGGCTGAACTTGTCGGCATGACAACAGATAAATCAGGAAATGTTTGTCAATGAAGCTGGGAACTGGACTACCATTTCTTTGCGAACTCGGATAGCAAACGTGTCATggttttgttacatttgtttGTGCAGTTTATAAAGTTTCTGGTCGATAATCACATCCTATAAGATCCTAGGTGCGTTGTAAAcgtacatacttaattgacctctcccccaTAGGGGTTTTTCAGAGCCAATGAcacacaacagaacagaacaataacaacaactttaagAATCGCAACTGGCCGCAGGCAAACCAGTTCGCTATCTACAAGAGCAACCGACTGAGAAGTTGAATCAGACACAACTAGAATGAAATTCAATAGGTGGTCCGATTGAGTCGTCATTCTGGGATGTTAAGTGGTTAGGGCACGTGCccaaaccactgggccacactgtgGTCCTGGCAAATGCCTAACTAACCACACTGTAGATGTAGACGTCTTATTGGGAACCCGGCAGTCGATCCTGAATTTGCCCTTATTTTTAACTTCAGGTTCCTGTCTGCTTTTGGCAGCAAAATTTAATGATGACATGAGGAGAGAGAAAGTCAAAGAACTTATTGAGGTAAGCTATTTTTACATGATGTGTAGCATGCTCTTGCCCTCCCTTCCCCACCCTCCCGCAGGAAAGGATACCCGTGGATACTCTTACATATACAGCACCATTTATCAAGTTACACTAGCGTCTTCACTATATGCACCATACGTACTTTCCTCCAAATCCCTGCCAATTTTCGGGGGTATTTTGGTATCAGAATTTCTTCTCTGTTTTCCGAAAGTTTGAAGCCGTTAAAGCGGTATCGcaacaatgaaataaatataTCTACTTGAATTGCGAGTTATAGATGAAAGAGAAAAAGTGATCCTTCcgaattcaggtggcttcaacaggatttgCATCCATCGACCTCCGCGATGACGGAGCGATGCTGTACCAACTGTGCTATGAACCACCTCAATATCCCTTATCCGTGACCAATTTGTAAATGTTAGCATGAGCTAATTCCTAAAGGCGCAAAGTTGTAAGGAAAACCCACGCGCGAACAGTGATGTGAATAATTCGGTGCAAATGAGCGttggtggtgaattttgagCATATGTCGCCATCATGCATGAGGCCTATTGAGCAGGTCAATCTGTTGGACTCGTAaattcccgtgaaaggactcgatgtatgaaataaatttatatatttgaagtgcaacTTAGAACTGAAAGGGAGACTTCATCCTGAATTTGTCAGGTGTCTATTAGagacaattgctgaaattgtcctCGTAAGTGCGAGGACCACTTCTTCCTTTCGGTATTGCAACAGCTAAGTCTCTTAGTATTGCAACATTCGCCCTCCGCCATTGTGTCCCCGGTtccaattgttggttttcactcacgtgatcaacagtcATGTTTTTCTCCAGCCTAAGGTATGTAATACGTCTATTTTCATGTTGGTAACCTCGAAATGATCTTATctgttttttaattaatta comes from the Montipora capricornis isolate CH-2021 unplaced genomic scaffold, ASM3666992v2 scaffold_457, whole genome shotgun sequence genome and includes:
- the LOC138036091 gene encoding CDK5 and ABL1 enzyme substrate 1-like, producing the protein MCATRSISESTSNSSENTLQFNIVISILNLYSAPCDYQVYYYHSSVVCYPLFFYYVIKVRFAPVLFDRIVLCSGHRAPFVTYSVLKYHKENQEAGQEGMRKTPTVAPHQFVGIEGVELGSAEKTVSYRTFLTSTYPFGWKEAGPLSRGTGNPLTIPVDPGGTSQDSPDAGFPSFSGYDPHLLDDPELTSGRHRKVLNLASYLVSMVAYAKPSELKKDLNEQFREKFPNLSITLTKLRSLKKDIMKIASTQECQLDPATVAYAFVYFEKLILKEKINKANRKLLAGSCLLLAAKFNDDMRREKVKELIEAIEDKLRVSVKELLKFEFQAVVALQFDLHVPQWEVLPHVKRLETE